cttctcccttcttctacatctaTCGATTCATCACTTTACCATGGGAATGTCTGGATCTCGTCATGAATCCCCAACGTCCTTATCAATCCAtttattcattcattcttgTGAATCCCTCTTACCATGGCTTCTCTATGTCTTGATTTCATTCCCTCTACTTTGCTTCTGCAGCTGTGTCCCCTCTcccagctcatcatcctttcaaTCATATCTTAGAATGATTTTCTCTAAAGAAGCCTGGTTGGGACCTCCTTATATATATCTTTAGTTTCACTTTTGCATGTCATGTTGATTTACCCAGGTCtatcacctcttcatcccaccCCGATGAAGAGCTATAGAACCATTCATTCACTTAACACGTCACATATTCGGTATCCCTTCTCGCGAGCTCTTTTATGGTATCAACGGAAAGTCCAGGGTGTCAATCCTTTCTCTTACAAATTCATGAAACCTGCTTCAACTCATCTGACCTCATCATATATCCACCTCCGCTTCTATTTCTATTATCATATAAGACCCCCCTGGCGGACAATACCCATTCAGGGAGaatcaattcttcttcaaccactTCATTCCCACTGtcttcttttttttttctctcaTTTGTCGTGAACCGCATTCTGTAGCCGTTTCAAGCTCCTTGCTCGAACCCCTATATTGTCAAGCTGTTGATACGAGCTTGTTGTATCGTCATACTCTGGTTTGTACCTATTGCTGACGATCAAATGATGCCTGGTCCACTCTCACCATATATCACTCCCCCTCCCTCACTACCCGACTCGGTCTGTTCTTCTCGTCGAACATCCCTGAATGATGCCGATCCTGAACCTCATCCTTACCCCTTCCAATACCGTCGCTTATCCCTGGACGATATTGCTCGACCGAAACATCACTATAACCTCTCGTCTCGACGATCATCTCTTAACGATATCTCCCAACCTGCTCAACATCACTTCTTCCGACGTCACTCGGAAATCTTTCGACCGACCCTCAACGCTCGTGTCCGTCTACCTCCTCTATCTGCTATTACCGACTGTAGTGGTGGTGAGGATGCCGAAGGtgacgatgacgataatCGATCGATTGGACGAGCAGATAAACGTCGTCGAGTGACCAAAGGTGGCAAATCGGTCGATATCGTACCTTCACCTAGAAAAGACAGTATTTCTAGATCAGGTGAGGATGGTGGGTCGGCATCACCATCCAATCAACCAAATTCGCTGCCGAGTCGAAATGGTCGAGGTAACGGACCACCAACGCTGGCACATATCAAACCTATCGGATTCGCCGCATCTCGAGAAGcaaagagggatgatgggacTGGCTCACAGGCACTGCCTTCTCCAGTGGTGATGGGTTTTGACTTCAAGacgattgatgaagatcaactCAAGACGGTAGGTCTAATCTCTAACTTGAACTATCATGAAGAGAATCAAGCTCAAGTCAAACTTATCAATGAACAGGTCCGAGATACGATCTCGATCAAAGAACAACAGCAGGCTTTGATCGCTGCTCGAAGGAGAGAAGTagctcaatctcaacccTCCACACCCAAAGAATTGACTTTCAAAGGTTGGGCACCGAAAGATCCCGAAAATCCCATTCCGACACCCAGAGAAAGTTTCAGTACTGCCGCTGGACCTAATGGTCCACCCCCTCCCCTCAGCGTCGGTGGTGGTGTAGgtagaagaagggagaagacAAGGGATAaagttgagaagatgagTATAGTCACTTCTGCTACTGAGAGAGATGTCGTACCAGgatcgaaggtgagtaattATCGACTAACTTCGATTTGAGGAATATCGCTGATCTGAAGGCCCGAACAGAGTGCACCACTCAATCAAGGACTGGCATCTCAACAGGCTTCGCCTCGAGAACCGCCTTCAGGTAGTCAGACCGCCGTGCCTCCACATACGCTTCCTCCCATCCATGGATACGGTCATCACTCGCATAATGGTTTGACTGATCCACGTACCGCCCCTCTACGACGAGGTGGAGAGGAACATGAATTTGCAAGACAACAGggaccttcttcgtcgtaTTACAACTTACCTCAAACACGACCTTTAGCTAGGCCGTACGATTCCCAAAGAGGACCTTCAACGGCCATTCCAAGCGAACGAAGGAACTTCTCTGTACCTTCAGCAAACTTGCAACCACCTCGATACGAGATCCCCTCTCCGAGAAGAATCAGTAATGCTTCCACCTCGACGGCAGCTCagcatcaacaacaatccAACTCGCCCATCTCACCTAGAGTATCTCGTGAGATATTCCTGGCGCCCTTCAATCAACTGTACGACCTACTCAGCTCGACCGATAGTCTGAGGTATAATCTGCAAGACCTACATAATCGATATGAAGTTCTGTTTCAACAGCAATTGAGTCAAATGACGGAGTTTAAAAGTACAGCCAACGCTTCGAATACCCTTTTGGGCAATCTGCAGCAGTCTGCTGATAGTTTGAAAGAAATGGTCAGGTATGAGGTGGAGAGGAATAACTCGAATAAGGATAGGGAGATAGAGGAGTtgagagagaggttgaggaggttggaggaAAGGGCAGaaggggagaagaaggattagatGGTATATCGAATACAATCCTGATTGGTATCGCttgagatggagaagaagtatcATGAGGTAACCATATTTACCATCACACAATCTCGAGATTAAATGCTCTTTCATATAGATGGAACCTGGATCCCACTGCGTACATCTCGTCAAACGATATGTGTGTAGCGTGTGCGCTATTGataagaaaggaaggaaggaaagaagaaacaatGGATCATATCCAATCCGACTCTAACCCACTCAACTCATTCAAATCTAAATCTGTACATTATTTTTCTATACTTTTGGGATTTTCATGTTGAATAGATATAGATTGCTCGTTATTTCATTCAACGTACTTTAGGCTTATCTGTGGACGATACTTGCTCttatataacatataacttgcttcttcactttgaaaTACTATGAGTTATGTATAAAGAGATGAATTACGATGCTATGGTGTTGATTCGATATTGTTTGCAATGTAAAGTGCGATATGACGACTCGACGTCTTTAGATCGTATGAAAAGGGAATTCAATCTTCGGGAATCAGGTTTCTCGCTCTTCTTCGATCGATTAGATAATTTCGCAATTTCTTACATTCCATTTGCTCAAAAGTAAGACTCGTTCGTCAACGAGGGGTATACAGCAATCAGCAAATCAGCAACACATCAAGACATCAATAACGCGAGTACCCTGACCAAGTCAAGTCACAACATGAATAATAATGGATAAACCCCTTCCAGCCTCTCAAACCAAACATCTAACCAACctctctcatccccttccaccacctcattCTAATATCTCTGTAAACTTGCGTCaaatctcctcttcttctggtggtggtgggacTGGAACGACTGGAACGACGGGTACGACATTATGGTTATCTGCTCAAATACTTTCTTTATACCTATCTTCGACTTTGGGTACGAGCACCACGACGAACAATAAGAATAATTGTAATGGTGTAAGAATTAAccgagatgatgatgaggggaagaagaagcaaaaAGTGGTACTTGAATTAGGTAGTGGGATAGGATATACTCCCCTTGTCCTAGCGAATCTAGGTTGGAAAGTGTTGGCGAGTGATATAGAACCTGTTTTGAGTGAAGTGTTAAAACCTAACATCGAATACAACAAACGAATCGTTGGGAATGGAATAGGTGAAATCGAAGTGAGAGAATTAGATTGGATATACATTGATAAAATACAAAATGACAATCAAAACAATGATATGAAAGATACTATTATACCAGACGATGTGAAGTacttgaaagaagaaggaatcgATATGATCATAATGTCAGATACATTCTATTCCCTCTCTTTGATCCGACCATTGTGGAATACCCTCCTATACATCTCTCAAGTAAAAGACGACGACAACAAACCACCAGTGATTTATATATCTTTGGAAAGACGTGATTCACTTTTGATTGATCATGCTCTAGAGACAGGTAAGAAGATGGGATTCGATCTGAAGAAAGTGAATAAGAGTAGATTAATTAAGGAGATTCAATCTTCAGGATGGGGCTGGGAGGGAGAAGATTGGGATGGGGTGGAAATTTGGAAATGTCGTTGGAAGGGTTAACAAAGACATGGATAGATAGATCATGGACCATAAACTCATATCATAGCGACATTTTGTTGTACCAATATATAAGATAAGTATTATCATATTCTATGCATGATTATTTTGACGAAGATCCAACGTCTATATACAAATGTTTCCTAAACAACTCGAAATCAAAAACTAAATATCAAATTTACTACCAATTCAACTACTATATTCGATTAAATTCCTTCCTTAACCTTTCTATAAGAACTTACTCGCTTGCTTACTCTCGGTGGTAAACATCTTTGGGAGAAACACCACCTTGTCCTCGTTTAATGCTAAACCGAAAACCATGGTCCTCAGCTCACATTCCTATTTCGTATTATCACAAACgaatcaactcacttttGTCGTCCCCAAGCTTTGATTCGGATACTTGAGATCTCGATGAATCCAGAGGTAGCAGTAGGTTCGAAACCACCCATCTCGTCCATCGAGGAGAACTTGGCATCGTATAGACCCTCATCGGCATCTCGTCCTTCTACAATGACGTTACCCTTGTACAACTTCAATCGGACCAAACCGTTGACAGTCTTCTGAGAAGCGGGGATAGCGGCAGTGACGAATTCTCTCTCgggtgagaagaagaaaccgtTGTACAAGATTTGAGAGAGTTGAGTAGTGATGAACTGATCTCGTAAAGCTCGGACATTTCGATCCAAAGTTAAACCTTCCAAGTCCATGTGAGCTACTCGGAGGATGGTAGCGGCAGGTGACTCGTAACAACCTCGAGATTTTACACCGATGAATCGGTTCTCTACGATATCGATTCGTCCAACACCGTGTCGTCGAGCAAGGGCATTGAGAGTAAGGAAGATGTCGACGGCATCGGTGACTTCCTTCTTGTCGGCAGGGAAAGTGACCTTCACTGGGAGACCTTTGGAGAATTCGATGTGGACTTGTTCAGGGGTTTCAGGGGCTTTCTGAGGAGAGGTGGTGAGCTTCCACATGTCATCGGGAGGAGTTTGGTTGGGGTCTTCGAGGATACCAGCTTCGTAAGAGATGTGGAAAAGGTTTTCATCTGCGACATGTGTTAGCTGAGTTTGCCTCgaagaaagcagaagaaagCTCACCAGTTGACCATGGTTTAGCGGCAGTCTGGGTTACTGGGATACCGTTCTTGGCAGCGTATTCGAGAAGAGCTGATCGACCGGCGAATCGCTCGTAGAATTCTGATTAATCATATATAAGCTGTCATGTGGTGATGTTGGTGCATCAAACACTAGCTTACCAGGTAATCGCCAAGGAGCAATGACCTTGATGTTGGGTGCGAGACCGTAGAAGGCAAGTTCAAATCGGACTTGGTCGTTACCCTTACCGGTACAACCGTGAGAGACGTAGTCACATCCCTCCTTGACAGCAGCCTCGATCATACCTCGGGCGATGACGGGTCGAGCGAGGGAGGTACCGAGGAGGTAGACGTTCTCGTAGATGGCGTTACATTGAACGGCAGCTGCAAGCAACGAAAATCCATAAGATCTCTGCGGCTTAGAGACAAAGTGGACGGAACAGCTTACGGTAGATGAGTTCCTCAACGAATTCTCGCTTCAAGTCAGCAAGGTGGAAGCCAACAGCACCACATTTGAGAGCTTTGGCTCGAGCAGCTTCGAAATCCTACGCGACGATCATTTGATCAGGATAAGATGATTCAGACGAAATTTTCTGCAACCGAGACCTCGCTTACCTCTTCTTGACCAACATCAGCCATGTAAGCCACGACTTCGTAACCTTGCTCAATCAGCCAGAGGAGGATACATGAAGTGTCTATAGTGGATTCCAAGCAAACAAACAAATGACGTGAGCTAATTTGCTCTGCAACTTATACTGGGTGGGCAAGGTGAGAGGGTGACTCACCAAGACCACCAGAGTAGGCAAGGATAACCTTGCCCTTCTTTTCACCGGAAGCGACCATTTTGATTTTATGGAAGATAAAGCTGCATAACATGTACAAAACACAATAACAAATAAAAGTTAAATCATCCAACGTTCAAGGTGAAGGGACCAGATAGAGAGAATAGAAGGGGAAAAAGGATTAGACGTCAGCGATATTACTTTTATATTGTGATTTGACATGATATGCGGTGtaaggaagagaagaatcagACATCCAAGGAAGAAAAAAACTTCAATTTAGCATCGCCtaatttcttcaatcttgATCTACCGACTGCTCGGTCCCTTCAATCAACAATCTAGTCGTCCCGAAGGATTTTCGAATGAAGATTTTCGGGGTGAGCCCAAAGTCGAGGAATTCCCAACAACGCTCAACGAGAGGTTCAACTCGGAACGAAGAGGAACTGCAACTCAGTTATGGAGGTAGAAAAAGActgaaaagaaagaaggaacaaACTCCCCGCGAAAGGAGGACGCGTTCAGTGGAAACTGCGTATGGTTTTTAAAAAACATTTCATCATAGAGAGTGAAGGGGGAACAGGGTGAGGTGAGGTGTGATGTAAAAGAGCGCAAGAGATATAGATGACTTACAGAGAATACGAAAACGAAAGTAAAGAACGGTTTCTGTTTTTGACAAAACAATTTGAAAGGTCAGCACACAAGCCATTTCATCCAAAATTTTCATTGTAAGAAGCGTttagatgagatgaagtgaTCAGACAAGAGCGCTGGCAAGCGCCAATAGCCCGTCTTCCTTGTTTGcacagagaagaaggggatcCAGACACACTCCCGCGA
The nucleotide sequence above comes from Kwoniella europaea PYCC6329 chromosome 1, complete sequence. Encoded proteins:
- a CDS encoding argininosuccinate synthase; amino-acid sequence: MVASGEKKGKVILAYSGGLDTSCILLWLIEQGYEVVAYMADVGQEEDFEAARAKALKCGAVGFHLADLKREFVEELIYPAVQCNAIYENVYLLGTSLARPVIARGMIEAAVKEGCDYVSHGCTGKGNDQVRFELAFYGLAPNIKVIAPWRLPEFYERFAGRSALLEYAAKNGIPVTQTAAKPWSTDENLFHISYEAGILEDPNQTPPDDMWKLTTSPQKAPETPEQVHIEFSKGLPVKVTFPADKKEVTDAVDIFLTLNALARRHGVGRIDIVENRFIGVKSRGCYESPAATILRVAHMDLEGLTLDRNVRALRDQFITTQLSQILYNGFFFSPEREFVTAAIPASQKTVNGLVRLKLYKGNVIVEGRDADEGLYDAKFSSMDEMGGFEPTATSGFIEISSIRIKAWGRQNIKRGQGGVSPKDVYHRE